In Metarhizium brunneum chromosome 3, complete sequence, a genomic segment contains:
- the OTAnrps gene encoding Ochratoxin nonribosomal peptide synthetase has protein sequence MHHKEPCLFPSLAEEEGPIDKTDFIRVIEVETSNVTLSPGVTERKNLVQHLQLAWAVLLQAFVGSETVTFGVTETDTCSTDRPDALENINKNLRIISTTADSSTYLHEIEFTSVQETSVKEKLTNTGLWVVQNEQRQAPSLEWVFHGSPPLDIDLVLIVELFPDAYVISLAYRCSLLTPPQAANVSSTFQKIFNTVQSDPSQTIRDIEMISSRNWDSFNMFNYGFHLEAQAQENGDRICIESWDGSLTYSELNQYSDLLCWRLRSEGVQSGDFIPFCMEKSMCAIVGILGILKAGAACSPLDPSYPSHMLDVAVKSCASNVVVVSTTQASRFSSSKAIIVSIGTLDVIQNPTEAQNIHVRSSDVAFLMWTSGSTGNPKGVLLNHSALSLSTKAYAAANGFTSTTRTFQFTSFTFTASLCDIFGTFANGACLCLPSESQRLDELEASIKLFRANFAWLTTTSLSGISPENVPDLSAVTVGGETLSTDKLVQWSQSRRLNISYGTTETTGWCLLNPGLNSRSNVRVLGKPILPCAFICDKDNHDRPVPVGVVGELVIGGPFLSLGYFKDEEHTKAAFIPSPTWQESLNSSYTGTWYKTNDLVRYNSDGAICFVGRKQAHEKIRGQRVDLEYIEHHTKKAFRTCDDVIVEVVRPNNAHQSPILVAFVVLPHTPRLNNGLSQNMIASADDAFRERVADTLQKLSASIPSYMVPRAFLCLHFVPLTRTNKTNRRQLREQAASMPRHELLGIDAQCSNSNPSAPEDILIMQQLWSNVLGLPTTVIGLDDNFFHLSGDSAKAIQLVSLARREGIVVQVQNIFQFPNLSALVQYSGGKTNRIAQPESDGADLSGISLLDECKLEAARQCHVSPGDVEDVYPCTALQQGLMSLSLRRPGSYVSEMVYDISPEIDLERFKDAWSRVTESIPVLRTRFAYLGDHGTCQIVLKESISWISFTGQPGEISGRLRKEMSLGSRLVHFVVLLGDQPTQRRLLVMIHHSLFDRWSAACLLRVFDASWQLRSLSKQDFKPFVKHCLSQSDGKADVYWRNYIGDQDYPVFPRLPSDNYFPYANLTIRKRILLPGELASRHTLATKIRLALALVIYRLTGSSNVLFGTVSNGRSAPVEDIDWLIGATLATTPFRVTIDPNSSVDDALEMVQNQAVEMLSHEQRGLQNISRLSQSCNKACEFQTLLVVHSPNMDPRLKPFTTEQGQPDFYSYGLNLSCEIINNKQVVVESYFDNNMIGQQQVTLILSQLDHTLQELHQKGSTKLNELNRLSKHDCELLQQWTKDPGTNASCIQGVIEQNCIKSPDKEAVRSWDGVMTYSELDAYANQFVGHLLRHGMAPGQFVPLLFEKSKWTVVAILAVIKSGGAFVLMDPTYPLQRLQDICKQVNAQLVLASFKYVDKAKELAQVVITVDGNVDDISQHTVKRDLAETKATDILYAVFTSGSTGQPKGVLIHHSAYYASAMAQIKAWSMTSESRVLQFSSYAFDASIAEILSTLIAGACICIMSDDERTNDLAEAVARLQANFAILTPSVARSLHPADYPSLQRVLLVGEKVSKFEIEKWAPHVKLMQGYGPAECAVSATAQPLLGIGSDPRDIGFPAGSYCWVVDVDDPNRLSPVGAVGELLIGGPIVGMGYKADVAKTESAFIQAPPWLTEFALPQEGDQVTSIQRLYKTGDLVQYHPKLDGSLLFISRKDTQAKLRGQRLELGEVEYHLRDAAASNGLQDYQVVVDIVKTGRNHTEMLIVAFAFGEPKAAASSYSQHPSLPECKLLPLSESLTSQFLHLKEVLGKQVPSFMVPSQWFLLENIPITASGKIDRNQIREFLIAQPAEMLKSYMLDQAAHQQEFGCNQTLQNCQSERLTKDEQTLRALVLDAIYQGNNASESLQAPIQMEQGFITNGGDSVGTIALVTASKKHGFTFTAIDVFSCTLNELAGFK, from the exons ATGCATCACAAAGAACCGTGTCTGTTCCCTTCTttggcagaagaagaaggcccgATAGACAAGACCGATTTTATCCGCGTAATCGAGGTAGAAACTAGTAATGTAACCCTCTCACCCGGGGTCACGGAAAGGAAGAATCTGGTGCAGCATCTCCAACTCGCGTGGGCTGTTTTACTGCAAGCATTTGTCGGAAGCGAGACTGTCACATTTGGCGTGACGGAGACGGATACTTGCAGCACTGATAGACCCGACGCCTTGGAGAATATCAATAAAAATCTTCGAATAATCAGTACTACTGCTGATAGTAGCACGTATCTGCACGAGATCGAATTCACATCAGTCCAAGAGACATCCGTCAAAGAAAAGTTAACAAATACTGGCTTGTGGGTTGTTCAAAATGAACAAAGGCAAGCTCCGTCGTTGGAATGGGTTTTTCATGGCAGTCCCCCGTTG GATATTGACCTTGTTTTAATTGTCGAACTGTTCCCGGATGCATATGTAATATCCCTGGCCTACCGATGTTCATTGTTGACACCTCCTCAAGCTGCAAACGTCTCAAGCACCTTTCAAAAAATATTCAATACTGTCCAATCTGATCCATCTCAAACCATTCGAGATATTGAAATGATAAGCAGCCGCAACTGGGATTCGTTCAACATGTTCAACTATGGGTTCCACC TGGAGGCTCAAGCCCAGGAAAATGGCGACCGGATTTGTATCGAGTCCTGGGATGGGAGTCTGACTTACAGTGAGTTGAACCAGTATTCAGACTTACTTTGCTGGCGTCTGCGGTCAGAAGGCGTACAGTCTGGCGATTTCATTCCATTTTGCATGGAAAAGTCCATGTGTGCAATTGTTGGGATTCTGGGAATCTTGAAGGCTGGGGCGGCATGCTCTCCTTTGGACCCTTCGTACCCATCACACATGTTGGATGTTGCCGTCAAATCGTGTGCCTCCAACGTTGTGGTAGTATCAACGACTCAGGCCTCTCGATTTTCCTCTTCCAAAGCCATCATCGTTAGTATTGGCACCTTGGATGTTATTCAAAACCCTACAGAGGCTCAGAATATACATGTCCGATCTTCTGATGTTGCGTTTTTGATGTGGACGTCTGGAAGCACAGGAAATCCGAAAGGTGTTCTGCTCAACCACAGTGCCTTATCCCTCAGCACCAAGGCTTACGCAGCGGCAAATGGCTTCACCAGCACCACACGTACATTTCAATTCACTTCTTTTACCTTTACCGCGAGTTTATGTGATATCTTTGGGACATTCGCGAATGGGGCATGCCTTTGTTTGCCTTCAGAATCTCAAAGGCTGGACGAATTGGAGGCCTCCATCAAACTCTTTCGTGCTAATTTCGCCTGGCTCACGACAACCTCTCTTTCAGGAATATCTCCTGAAAATGTCCCGGACCTGAGCGCAGTTACAGTTGGTGGTGAGACTCTATCTACAGATAAGCTGGTTCAGTGGTCGCAATCGCGCAGATTGAACATCTCCTACGGCACCACAGAGACAACTGGCTGGTGCTTATTGAACCCCGGATTGAACTCCAGGAGCAATGTGCGCGTTCTGGGAAAGCCTATTCTCCCCTGTGCCTTCATCTGCGACAAGGACAACCATGACCGTCCAGTCCCTGTCGGCGTTGTTGGCGAGCTGGTGATAGGCGGGCCATTCCTTTCTCTTGGCTATTTTAAGGATGAAGAACACACGAAGGCGGCTTTCATTCCGTCGCCTACATGGCAAGAGAGTTTAAATTCGTCTTATACTGGAACTTGGTACAAAACGAATGATCTTGTACGCTACAACTCGGACGGAGCCATTTGTTTCGTTGGCAGAAAACAGGCACACGAAAAGATCCGTGGGCAACGCGTCGACCTCGAGTATATCGAACATCATACAAAGAAGGCGTTTCGCACATGTGACGACGTCATTGTCGAGGTTGTTCGGCCAAATAATGCACATCAGTCACCCATCCTCGTGGCCTTTGTCGTCTTGCCACATACGCCACGGTTGAATAATGGATTATCACAGAATATGATTGCCTCTGCAGATGATGCCTTTCGGGAACGGGTAGCCGACACTTTGCAAAAGCTCTCTGCTTCTATTCCAAGCTACATGGTGCCACGCGCGTTCCTTTGCCTCCATTTTGTGCCACTTACAAGAACAAACAAGACCAATCGGCGCCAGCTTCGAGAGCAGGCGGCTTCGATGCCGCGACATGAGCTGTTGGGAATTGACGCTCAATGTTCCAATTCAAACCCATCAGCACCAGAGGACATCTTAATCATGCAGCAGCTATGGTCCAACGTCTTGGGCCTACCCACAACTGTCATCGGATTAGACGACAATTTCTTCCATCTGAGTGGAGATTCGGCCAAGGCAATACAATTGGTCTCGCTGGCCCGACGTGAAGGCATCGTCGTACAAGTCCAGAACATCTTCCAATTTCCAAACTTGTCGGCTTTGGTCCAATATAGCGGTGGGAAGACAAATCGGATTGCCCAACCCGAATCTGACGGAGCAGACCTATCCGGAATAAGCCTCCTGGATGAATGCAAACTTGAAGCTGCTAGGCAATGCCATGTGTCACCAGGCGATGTTGAGGACGTGTATCCCTGCACCGCTCTGCAGCAGGGTCTGATGAGTCTGAGCCTCCGGCGGCCAGGCTCGTATGTGAGCGAGATGGTATACGATATATCGCCTGAAATCGACCTAGAGAGATTCAAGGATGCGTGGTCAAGGGTCACAGAGTCTATTCCCGTCCTGCGAACCCGGTTTGCATATCTTGGGGACCACGGAACATGTCAAATTGTATTGAAAGAGTCTATATCGTGGATCAGTTTTACCGGCCAGCCTGGAGAAATTTCTGGACGCCTTAGAAAGGAAATGTCTCTGGGTTCACGGCTGGTTCACTTTGTGGTTCTCTTGGGGGACCAACCAACACAACGACGATTACTTGTAATGATTCACCACTCATTGTTTGACCGCTGGTCTGCCGCATGCTTGCTTCGAGTGTTTGATGCATCGTGGCAGCTTAGGTCGCTCAGCAAGCAGGACTTCAAGCCATTTGTCAAGCACTGTCTCTCTCAGTCTGATGGAAAGGCCGATGTCTATTGGAGGAACTACATTGGCGACCAAGATTATCCTGTATTTCCCAGACTGCCAAGTGATAATTACTTCCCATATGCAAACTTGACAATACGCAAGCGCATTTTGTTGCCGGGAGAACTGGCGAGTCGACACACACTGGCAACCAAGATTCGCCTCGCCTTGGCTCTTGTGATTTACCGCTTGACGGGGAGTTCTAACGTTTTGTTTGGAACTGTGTCAAATGGCCGCAGTGCCCCCGTCGAGGACATCGACTGGTTAATTGGAGCAACCCTTGCAACGACACCCTTTCGGGTAACTATAGACCCCAACTCAAGTGTCGATGATGCCCTGGAGATGGTGCAAAATCAGGCCGTGGAAATGCTATCACATGAGCAGAGGGGTCTGCAAAACATCTCTCGATTATCACAGAGTTGTAACAAGGCGTGCGAGTTCCAGACCTTACTCGTTGTGCATTCCCCAAACATGGATCCCAGACTCAAGCCGTTCACCACCGAACAAGGACAACCGGATTTCTATTCCTATGGACTCAATCTCTCGTGCGAAATCATCAATAACAAACAGGTTGTGGTCGAATCGTACTTTGATAACAATATGATTGGGCAACAACAGGTGACCCTCATTTTGAGTCAGCTGGATCATACCTTGCAGGAGTTGCATCAAAAGGGATCGACTAAGCTAAATGAGTTGAATCGACTGAGTAAGCACGACTGCGAACTTCTGCAGCAGTGGACAAAAGATCCTGGAACTAACGCCAGCTGCATTCAAGGCGTAATCGAACAGAATTGTATCAAGAGTCCCGACAAGGAGGCAGTCCGCTCTTGGGACGGGGTAATGACATACTCGGAGCTGGACGCATATGCCAATCAGTTTGTTGGTCACTTGCTcaggcatggcatggcaccTGGACAGTTCGTGCCCTTGCTCTTTGAGAAGTCAAAGTGGACGGTGGTTGCTATTCTTGCCGTCATAAAGTCCGGGGGTGCATTTGTCTTGATGGACCCGACTTATCCGCTCCAGAGACTACAAGACATATGCAAGCAAGTCAACGCGCAATTGGTTCTAGCCTCCTTCAAATATGTCGACAAAGCCAAAGAGCTTGCTCAGGTGGTCATCACAGTGGATGGCAATGTTGACGACATTTCCCAACACACGGTGAAAAGGGATCTCGCAGAAACCAAGGCAACGGATATTTTATATGCAGTCTTTACTTCAGGATCAACTGGGCAGCCCAAGGGAGTTTTGATTCATCATTCAGCTTACTACGCAAGCGCCATGGCACAAATAAAAGCGTGGTCAATGACTTCTGAGTCGAGGGTTCTGCAATTCTCGTCGTACGCTTTTGATGCTAGCATTGCTGAAATCCTGAGTACTCTCATAGCTGGTGCATGCATATGCATCATGTCTGATGATGAAAGGACCAATGATCTTGCCGAAGCCGTGGCTAGATTACAGGCAAATTTCGCAATACTGACCCCTTCTGTGGCTCGGTCCTTGCATCCTGCAGACTACCCCTCACTACAGAGAGTATTGCTTGTTGGAGAAAAGGTGAGCAAGTTTGAAATCGAGAAATGGGCGCCTCATGTCAAGTTGATGCAAGGCTATGGCCCAGCCGAGTGTGCTGTGAGCGCAACCGCCCAGCCTTTGCTAGGCATTGGCTCCGACCCCAGAGATATCGGCTTTCCGGCAGGCTCATACTGTTGGGTGGTTGACGTAGACGACCCCAACCGGCTATCGCCAGTCGGAGCCGTGGGAGAACTGCTCATCGGCGGTCCCATCGTCGGCATGGGATATAAGGCAGATGTCGCAAAAACGGAAAGTGCCTTTATTCAGGCACCGCCGTGGCTTACAGAGTTTGCGTTGCCACAGGAAGGGGATCAGGTGACGAGCATCCAGCGACTCTATAAGACAGGTGATTTGGTTCAGTACCACCCAAAACTTGACGGCTCATTGCTATTCATCTCCCGCAAGGACACGCAAGCAAAGTTAAGGGGCCAGCGACTAGAGTTGGGCGAGGTTGAGTATCACCTTAGAGATGCAGCGGCATCTAATGGATTACAAGACTATCAAGTTGTAGTTGACATAGTCAAAACCGGCAGAAACCACACCGAGATGTTGATCGTCGCCTTTGCTTTCGGGGAACCTAAGGCGGCCGCGTCTTCATACTCTCAACATCCATCACTCCCGGAATGCAAGCTTTTACCTCTCTCCGAAAGCCTCACAAGTCAATTCCTGCACCTGAAGGAAGTATTGGGAAAACAAGTTCCATCTTTCATGGTTCCAAGTCAATGGTTTCTTCTTGAAAATATTCCCATCACTGCCTCGGGCAAGATTGATCGGAACCAAATCCGGGAATTCCTCATAGCACAGCCTGCGGAGATGTTGAAAAGTTACATGCTGGACCAGGCTGCTCATCAGCAAGAATTTGGATGCAACCAAACACTTCAGAACTGCCAGTCTGAGCGTTTGACCAAGGACGAGCAAACACTGCGAGCCCTGGTACTAGATGCAATTTACCAGGGAAATAATGCATCAGAATCTCTACAGGCCCCAATACAAATGGAACAAGGGTTCATCACCAACGGGGGCGACTCAGTTGGCACGATTGCGCTTGTTACAGCGTCTAAGAAACACGGCTTCACTTTCACGGCCATTGACGTTTTCTCATGCACTCTAAACGAACTCGCCGGTTTTAAATAG
- the ota4 gene encoding Ochratoxin biosynthesis cluster transcription factor ota4 has translation MRKVSPIYIWLIQNSQEFTINLYGGRSPTFTFSQNKKIRVDAFSSDNFTLLETFELNDEIVKSTNTDINDTPFLQFTLPSLDETPSSATPEMSLPLWSSNALGSEFGHTQNVDPKCQQTPSSDHYQMQLLASQQDGSTSRVRDRTSNTSSALAHESSSDTQRFRDRTPAKYRERNRLAAARSRQKQADLIQLLEEEKRDEDRRRRVIEADLSSLKTEVTKLREEIRLHIRLSKYLAVTSFSQEL, from the exons ATGAGGAAAGTTTCTCCTATCTACATCTGGTTGATCCAGAACTCTCAAG AATTCACGATTAATCTATATGGTGGCAGAAGTCCGACGTTTACATTTAgccaaaataaaaagattagGGTGGATGCATTCTCATCTGATAATTTTACGCTACTCGAGACATTCGAACTCAACGATGAGATTGTTAAATCGACAAATACAGACATCAATGATACACCTTTTCTTCAGTTTACATTGCCATCACTTGATGAgacgccatcatcagcaacaCCAGAGATGAGCCTGCCACTGTGGTCTTCAAATGCGTTGGGTTCTGAGTTTGGACACACCCAAAACGTAGACCCCAAGTGCCAACAAACACCCTCTTCAGACCACTACCAGATGCAACTACTAGCGTCTCAGCAAGACGGTTCTACATCAAGGGTGAGAGACCGCACTAGTAACACGTCCAGCGCTCTAGCACATGAATCAAGCAGTGACACACAACGGTTTCGTGACAGAACCCCGGCCAAGTACAGGGAGAGAAACCGATTAGCGGCAGCCAGGTCGCGCCAAAAGCAAGCGGACCTCATTCAATTACTAGAGGAAGAGAAACGAGACGAAGATAGAAGGCGAAGGGTCATTGAGGCGGATCTTTCGAGCCTCAAGACAGAAGTGACTAAGCTTCGAGAGGAGATACGGCTTCATATTCGTTTGTCAAAATATCTAGCCGTCACCTCATTTAGTCAGGAGCTATAG
- the Arp1_1 gene encoding Scytalone dehydratase-like protein Arp1 produces MLILFLAQLAALFVSIVSAKVVSRQIQLGQHEYFMPPSSSWKVPSWDSNFLQNATVDEFVPITVMNLNGTKNDANIRAMLDKFNATDDVWTSSFTQNRIVPSGPYFLHTSTGNAYQAYRLFADTNQAFIQSSYQDPQDTHHPLRAAISSDASLTVAVPSRLYYAPTKDKPLAGVRISVKDLFDLKGLKTSGGNRAFYARRSYFTSHIDYLLPFNPRGDGYNLPSDSSGGSGASVASYDWLDASVGSDTGGSVRGPAQQNGVHGNRPTHSAVDLYGAIPLSPAMDTVGMLARDPLLWSKINRVLYAGSVKEFAKFPKSILLDPSSAKKLSAADQEYPKIAAAANNFLNHLSKILAANVSTFSIDEAWNKSTPVAFNTTPIVNAVDRIYSDLTRYEQWNDFGKAIVSEYMETHNGEFPHMVPDVRVGWLLANASLTEDDYKGDLKDKSGVAEWVAKKFLTRDEDTCSNAIYVYFNMPYKSYKPDISGEYVLRHHYN; encoded by the exons ATGCTTATACTCTTTCTGGCCCAATTAGCCGCTCTCTTTGTCTCAATCGTGTCTGCGAAGGTGGTGTCCAGGCAGATTCAATTAGGTCAACATGAGTACTTTATGCCtccatcttcctcttggaaAGTACCGTCGTGGGACTCCAACTTCTTGCAAAATGCGACCGTGGACGAGTTTGTGCCGATTACGGTTATGAACCTGAATGGAACTAAAAATGATGCCAATATTAGAGCTATGCTAGACAAGTTTAATGCAACTGATGATGTGTGGACATCGTCATTTACTCAGA ACAGAATTGTTCCCTCGGGGCCTTATTTCCTGCATACGAGCACAGGAAATGCATACCAGGCTTACCGACTCTTTGCCGACACAAACCAAGCATTTATTCAG TCCTCGTATCAAGATCCACAAGATACGCATCACCCCTTGCGCGCGGCAATCTCCTCAGACGCAAGCCTCACCGTGGCAGTCCCGTCCCGCTTATACTATGCTCCTACAAAGGACAAACCACTTGCCGGTGTGCGAATATCAGTAAAAGATCTCTTTGATCTCAAGGGTCTCAAAACAAGCGGAGGAAATCGAGCATTCTACGCAAGGA GGTCATACTTTACCAGCCACATTGACTATTTACTGCCATTCAACCCTCGAGGTGATGGATACAACCTTCCAAGCGACAGTTCTGGCGGTTCTGGGGCCTCAGTTGCCTCGTATGACTGGCTTGATGCGAGCGTGGGCAGTGACACAGGTGGCTCTGTTCGAGGACCGGCGCAGCAGAATGGTGTGCATGGGAATCGACCGACTCATAGTGCAGTTGACCTTTATGGTGCCATTCCTTTGAGCCCTGCTATGGACACCGTCGGTATGCTTGCGCGAGATCCCTTGCTCTGGTCCAAGATTAATAGGGTCTTGTACGCGGGCTCTGTTAAAGAGTTTGCAAAGTTTCCAAAGTCAATACTTCTTGATCCATCCTCCGCCAAGAAACTCTCAGCAGCTGATCAAGAGTATCCGAAAATTGCAGCTGCGGCGAACAATTTCTTGAATCACTTGTCGAAGATCCTAGCCGCCAATGTTTCTACCTTCTCGATTGACGAAGCGTGGAATAAATCTACGCCTGTTGCATTCAACACTACACCCATTGTGAATGCTGTGGATCGCATTTACAGCGACCTCACGCGCTACGAGCAATGGAACGATTTCGGTAAGGCCATTGTAAGTGAGTACATGGAGACTCATAACGGGGAATTCCCTCACATGGTGCCTGATGTTCGGGTAGGCTGGCTGCTCGCCAATGCCTCACTGACAGAGGACGATTACAAAGGCGATCTAAAGGACAAGTCGGGAGTTGCAGAATGGGTTGCGAAGAAATTTCTCACACGAGATGAAGATACATGCTCAAACGCAATTTATGTCTACTTTAACATGCCGTACAAGTCCTATAAACCAGATATATCAGGAGAGTATGTTCTACGACACCACTACAATTAG